ACGACGATGGCGTTCACCCAGCGGGAGAGGCAGCGGGCGACATCCTTCACGCTTTCGCGCTTGCCGAGCCCGATGGAATCCGGGGCGAGCAGCACGGCGTGTCCGCCAAGCTGGTTCATGCCTACCTGGAAGGTAGTGATGGTTCGCAGGGAGGGCTTCTCGAAGAACATGGCGATGTTCTGGCCGTGCAGACGGTCGGACACCTTGCCTGCGTGGACCTCTTTCTTGAGGCGCGAGGCAATCTCGATGGTTTCCAGGATCTTTTCTTCGCTCCAGTCCATGAGACGGAGGAAATGCTTGTTGCGATCGATCATCTTCAGTCCTTTGGGCAAGCCCTTTAATGAAAAAAACTAAAAAACGGAGTTTTTTCACTCCGTCTTTAGGAAATCACAAGAAAATGCTAACGGATATTAGCGAAGTTTCTTTTTGTGACGGTCACGACGACGGCGCTTTTTACGCTTGTGAGTCGCAATCTTCCTGCGCTTTCTTTTCTTTCCGCAAGGCATGTTGTATCTCCGTTAAGGGTTAAACTTAAAAATGTGCACCCAAATAGAGAAATTTTTTGCCGTTTTGTCAAGGGACGACTATAAAAAGGGACTTTTTGCGGGGAGTTTTGGCCCTATTTAATATATATTGGGAAACGTGGTGTTAAGGAATAGAAAAATTATGATAGCAGCGATATTCCTTTCCATCCTTTTCTTATTTGGAGATTGCGGAGTGCTGTTCATTAGCCAGAAAAGTTTCGGTCGCCTTCCCGAGGGCGAAAGGCTTGAACGCATATCGAAGTCCCCGAATTACAAAGACAGGCACTTCGTGAACTTGGAACCCACCACGATGATGGGCGGGGGAAAGAGCAAATTCCAGATATGGCGGGATTTCCTGTTTGGCAGCGGAGACGACGTGGTGAGGGTTCCCGATTCCATGCAGGTCATCCGTACGGACCTGAAGGCGCTGCCGGACGACCGGGACTGGATCATGTGGTTCGGGCACTCGAGCTACCTGATGAACCTTTCCGGGAAGAAGGTCCTTGTGGATCCCATCCTCTATTCCGGCTCGCCGGTGGGGTTCGCGAACAAGATGTTCAAGGGGACCGATGTCTACAAGCCCGTGGATTTCCCGGATATCGATTTCCTCGTGATAAGCCATGACCATTGGGACCACCTGGATTACGAAGCCGTGCGGGAACTGGAACCCCGCGTGAAGAGGGTGATTTGCCCGCTCGGTGTGGGCTCGCATTTTGAATACTGGGGCTATCCCGAGGACAAACTGGTGGAACTGGACTGGTGGGAGCGGTCGACGCAGAAACTGTCCGCTGTCGCGCCCGGCTTTACCGTGACTGCCACTCCGGCAAGGCATTTTTCGGGCCGAGACCTGCGCCAGAACAAGACCCTGTGGGCGTCGTTCGTGCTGAAGACCCCGAAGCGTACGGTATGGATTGGCGGAGATACCGGATACGGCAAGCATTTTGCGATGATAGGCGAAAGGTTCTCGGGAATAGACCTAGCCATCCTGGAAAACGGCCAGTACAACAAGGACTGGGAGTTCGTGCATACCATGCCCGAGTTCCTGGGGAAGGCCATGAGCGACCTGAAGGCGAACCGCTACTTGACGGTCCATCATTCCCGGTTCTGCCTTTCTTTGCACGATTATCGTGAGCCGTTAGAAAATGCGAAACGGGCTGCCGAAGAATCCGGAAAACCCGTCCTGATGCCGCAAATGGGCGAAGTCCTTTACTTGGAATAAATGGGAAGCTTATGCTTCGGTAACGAGATCCATCGCGCTCCGGATGAGGGCCGCGGCCCCGCCGAACTGTGCGGCGCGCGGGGCGTTGTTGCTGAGCGTCTGGCGGAACTTGCGGGCTCCGGGGAGTCCGGTGAATAGCCCGTACAGGTGGCGCACGAGGATGGTGGCGGGGCAGCCTTCTGCAGTCTGCTTCTCCACGTAGGGGAGGTAGGCTTCGAGCAGCGCTTTGCGGGTGGCGGGGCGTGCCTTGCCCGCGATGATGTCTGCCGGGTTGTCGCTCTCGGGGCGGATGTCGTTAAAAATCCTCTCGTCGGCATCGTGCAGGAACCACGGGTTCTCGTAGGCTTCGCGACCGACCATCACGCCGTCCAAGTCCTTCAGCTGTTCTTCTATCTGGTCAAGGGTCTTGATGCCGCCGTTGATGCTCACGTTCAGGTCGGGCATCTCCGCTTTTAGGCGGTGCACGAAATCGTAATGCAGCGGCGGGACTTCGCGGTTTTCCTTGGGCGAGAGTCCCTGGAGCCATGCCTTGCGGGCGTGGATAATGAATATGCGGCAACCGGCGTCTTTGATAGTTTGTATAAAATCGGTGAAGAATTCCCAACTGTCGAACTCGTCGACCCCGATGCGGCATTTGATGGACACGGGAATGCTAACAGCGTCTTGCATGGCCTTGAAGCAGTCGGCCACGAGGTCCTTGCTCTTCATGAGGCAGGCGCCGAAGTTTCCGTTCTGCACGCGGTCCGAAGGACATCCGCAGTTCAGGTTCACTTCCTGGAAACCGGCGGCTTCCACGAGCTTGGATGCCTGCGCGAGGTCGGCCGGGTTGCTGCCCCCGAGTTGGAGGACGGCGGGGTACTCGAAAGGCTCGTGTCCGAGGAACTGTTCCGGTTTGGTATGCAGCACTGCGTTTGCGACGACCATTTCGCTGTAGAGTAAAATGTGCTTGGAAATCAGGCGCAGAAAGTAACGCTCGTGACGGTCGGTGCAGTCGAGCATCGGCGCAATAGAAAGCCTTCTGTTGAAATCCAAATCCATGGGCGCAAATCTAGAAAAAACTGGATGTAACCTCTGCCTGCGTCATTTTTTGGCTGACGGATATATTACTATCTTTCCCCTCGGTTGTATATGTGTTTGGTTAAGTGTTTTACTCTTAATCCTCTACCCCGGAGATGCCTATTATGAAACACAAACTCATATACCCTGCCATAGTTATTGGACTTGCTGCCACGGTCGGCATGGCAAAAGAAGTCCTGTTAGGCGATTTCAATACAGTAGTGCCAGCGGGAAATGGGTTTGGCTATTACCTCCATACTTGGGATAATGTGGCGGGTACGATTGCTAACGAGAACGAAAGTTCTTTCTTGCAGGCCGTCACGGCGGACAGCGTCATCAAGGTCGACCACGTTGTCAAGGTAGACAGTGTGGTTTCTGCAGACAGCATCGCCAAGGTAGACAGTATTGTCCAAGTAGATAGCGTAATCACCGTGACCAAGTACGTCTCCATAGATACCTCGAACGCCGTGGAAGGTACTGACTATGGTATAGGTTTCTTTGGCCGCACGAAGGATATCGGCGTTACGGTGCTCTACCCCGTAGGGGTCATCGGAGCATGCTCGGAATTCACCTATGAATATAGGGGCGCCGCCCACCAGTTCGTGCTTGTCTCCGACGGGGATGGCAACGACAACATGCACTACACCGACAAGAACAAGTTGATACCGGCAAGCGATACGATTACCGTGGCCCATGTGAAACCGAGTGATCTTAAGGACCGCTATGGCTGGGGCTCTAATCATTTGGACGCGAGCACTGTTGTTCGTGTCCGTTGGAATCTCGAGACCAAGTTTACGGGAGAATACCTCTACATCGATAACCTGAAGTGCATCAGGCCGGATGGATATGTCATTGCGTTCTTCAATGACGACCTCCTCGTGAAGACGACAATTCTCTCCGAAGGCGAAATGGTCACCTATCCCGGAGCAACCCCTGTAAGGGCGCCTAGCGACAGCTTCACTTACTACTTCAAGGGCTGGGACAGACCCTTTGCCGCAGCAACCGCGGATACCTCGTACTATGCCGTGTTCGACAGTTCCCTCATTTACACGATGGAAGAAGGCGAAACGGTTCTTATCGAGGATTTCGAAGATTGCAAGAATGGTGAAGAATGCGTGAACGAATGGAACGGCAAGTTCTCGCTGGATGGTGTCGTGGGCAACGGCGGCAAGTTAAATGTCTCGTATGTTCCCTCTGCAGAAGATTCATCTAATGCGGCAAAGCTGACGTACCTGCTGAAGCAGGATTCTGCAGAACCCCCGTATGCACGTGCCGTGATGAGCGTGAATGACGTGAGTGCCCGTAACCTTTCGACATGCGAAGTTATCAAGTATGATTACAGGGGTGCTGCGCACAATTTCAGAGTCCGCTCGAGCTACGATGTAGGCGGCAACTATCACATGAAGAGCGTGGCCGAAAGCGAAGTCTGGAAGACCGAAGTGATTCCCGTTGCGACGCAGTTGAAGCAGCAGAGCGGCTGGGGTAAGGCGGTAAGCCTCTCGGATGCGATGAAGCATGTTGAGGCGTTCGACTGGGATATCCAAGGCGAAATCGGGAACGAAGGCTCCCTCGAAATCGACAACGTCAGTTGCGTCAACCTTCCGGTCTACACCATTACTTTCATCGACGGTGAAAACGTGATTGAAGAACTGCTCGTTTCCGAAGGTGATATGCCGAAGTGCCACCTCTGCGATAGCTACGCGAAGAAGATTGAACCTACGGTATCGCACCGCTATACCTTTACGGGTATGTATACTCCGGAGATTGTCGCTGCGACCGCGGATGCCTCTTACCAGGTGGTGTGGGACAGTACGCTCCGCACGTACACGGTGACCTTCCTCGATGGCATCGATACTCTGGCTAAGGCAGAATGGGTGTATGGCTCCGTTCCTGCTTACGAAGGGACTCCGGCCAAGGCCGCTACAGACAAGTTCTCCTACGTGTTCAAGGCCTGGGACAAGGAATTTGCCGAAGTGACGGAACCTGCAACCTACACGGCTCTGTTCGATAGCACGTTGAACAAGTACTTCGTGAAGTTCGTCGTTGATGGCAAGGCCGATTCTGCCCAGTACGCCTACGGCACGAAGGCTGATAGCCTCAAGGTTCCCGAAACCAAGAAGGCCGCTACGGACAAGTACACCTACACGTTCAAGGCCTGGGACAAGAAGCTCACCGACGTGACGGGTGCCGTGACTTACACCGCCTTGTTCGACAGCACGGTGAACAAGTACCTCGTGAAGTTCGTGTCCGATGGCAAGACTTTGGATTCCGCTTACTACGAGTATGGTACCAAGGCTGATAAAATCAAGGTTCCGGAAGCGACCAAGAAGAGTACCAAGGATTCTTCGTTCACCTTCGAAGGCTGGGATCTAAAGGTTGCTGACGTGACGAAGAATGCAACCTATACGGCCAAGTTCAAGGCGAAGAAGACGGATGCGATTGTCGCTACGGTGCGCAATGGGATCAAATTCGGCTTTGCGAATAATGAACTTACGGTTGTGCAGCCGAATGCATCGATGGTTCGTGTGCAGGTGTTCGACATGATTGGCCACTTGGTGGAATCCTTTGACGAACAGGTCGTGGGCGCCAAGAACTTTAGCCTCGCTTCGCTGCCTCAGGGAACCTACATGGTTCGCATTGCAAGCATGCGCCAGATGCTCACTGCAAAGGTTATTGTGAAGTAATCAAGGCTTCCCTCCTTGCTGGGGGGAAGCTAAAATTGCTATAATACCTTGCATGAGTTTAATTCGCAACATTGTCGTGTCCGGCGGTACGCACGGGAACGAACGCACGGGTGTCCGCCTCGTCGAGAAGTGGATGGAACATCCCGAGTGCTACAGCGCGTGTTGCCCCGGCGTTAATGTTTCGCTCGTGCTTGCGAACCCGGAAGCCATGCGACTCAACCGCCGCTACCGTGACCACGACCTGAATAGAGCTTTTTCGCAGACTTGTCTTGACGCTTCTTTCGAACCGCATCAGTATGAATTCCGCCGTGCCCGCGAGCTCGACCGCATTTATGGGCCGAAGGGTGCAAACACGAAGACGGACCTGATTCTCGATGTCCACAATACGGGCTCGAACATGGGGCTTTGCCTGATTCTTTCGACGCGAGACCCGTTCACGATGAAGGCTTCCGCTGTCCTTACGCAGGAATTCGATGAAGCTCGCATTTACTACCAGCCGGAGGAACGCAGCGCGTCTCCTTACTTCGGGACTGTCGCAAAGGCGGACGTGTGTATTGAAATTGGCCCGCAGCAGCACGGGACTCTGGATGCCCGCCTGTTCGAGCGCACTGAGAGACTGGTGAAGCGTTACCTGGAACTTGCGGACGAATGGAACCGCGGTGAACTGCAGAAGCGCGCACCCATCCAGGTGGAAGTTTTCACGCAGCTGCGCGACCTGGGGTACCCGAAGGCTTGGGCCGGTGCGCCCATTTCCGCCATGATTCACCCGGAACTCCTGGGCCGTGACTTCGGTGCCCTGAAGAGGGGCGACAAACTCTTCCGCACCTTCGACGGCGAGGACCTTTTGTACGAAGGCGAGTCCGACGGACGCGATACCGTTTACCCGATTTTCATCAACGAACCCGCGTACTACGAGAAGGACATCGCGATGAGCCTGACCGTGAAGAGCGTGGAGGAATGGTAGTATGAGTGATTTTGACATGAGCAACGTGCCGAGCGAGGAACTTTCCTCCATTCCGGGCGAAGAACGCCTGGGGAACTTGATGCAGTTGATCGAGGCGCAGAAGGGCGAGGGCTGGGAGTCCCGCCTGCAGGACATCCTCGATTCTTTTGAGGACTTCTTGACGATGCGACCGGAACCGCCGCAGTCTTGGTTGGATACCTATGCGGCGAGCGGCAAGCAGTTCGACTACTACCAGATTGTGCTGCCGAAGGATTTCGAGGACCCGTACGAGGACGACCTCGGAAACATCCGTCGCTTGCGCGGGGAATTTGAACGCGTGCCGAGCACGATGGCCCTGGAACACGAACTCATCAGTCGTAATTACTTTGTCTATGAGAACGGCCATGCGGAGGCGATTCCTGCACCGCGACCGATGCTCATGCTCGAAAGCCAGGACCGTGATGACGACCAGGAAGAACTGGAAGGGGACATCACCTGGGACTGCTGTATTTCCATTTTTGCGGACGGAAGTTACGTCGCTTACAACCTCGAAAACGACGATGAAGAGGTTTTGGGTGAGGATTTTAAGGCAGTTTTCCAAAAATACATCAAAATATTGGCCAAAATGCAACTGGTGATTCCCGTAGAGGGCCGAGATTATGGTATATTAAGGAGTGATGCGTAGGTTTTTAGGAAATATTGTTCTTGCCGCGACCCTGCTCTGCAGTGGGGCGTTTGCGGCGTTTATCCAGAGCCCGATACCGCCGAGCTCTAAACAGAACTATTTCCGCGATACCGATGGCGATGGTAGGATTGACCGAATCGAGGTCTTGTTCCTTGGGGCTCTTTCTGACGAGTACCTCAAGCGGATGATAGACAGCCTTGATTTTACGTGGATCGATTCTACTGGGATGATTGTGCGTAGTGTCGTTCTGCCCGAAAAGATGCGGATCGATTCCTTGAATGTGCGTCGTGTTTTGATCGATCTGGAACAGGAAAGGTTTGATCGTGTGTCTACGCCTTCTTCCATTTACATGCCTGCTGGCAGCTATGGTACGGTAAACCTTTATCTTTCTGACACCACGGTATTCCATGTCTTTATGCGCGATGGTATGGCGCCGACGATTCTGGATGCGAACCTTAAGAGTTATCGTGGCCGCAGGGTGGATTCGTTGCGGGTGAATTTCACGGAATTGACTGCGACCGTGGAAGGCTGCGACGCTATCTTGGAATTCAAGAAGCCGAAGGATTCTACGGTGAGGTTCTTGCCCGCATCTTCTGTGGAATGGACTGTTCTCGCCTCGCGTGCGCTGTTTACTTTCGACGAGGACCTGACGCTTGATACCAGGCTTTCTCCGGGCGATTCTCTGCGGCTTACCAATGGTTGCTTGAAGGACACGTCGGGCAATGTCGTGCCTGGCTCGGGCAAGTTTGTGGAAGTGAGCGGTTTCTATCCGTTTGATTTGAAGACTACAAGCCTCGTGGAGGACGATGGGACTGCTTCTTTGGACGGAGCCCCTGTATTCGACTTGGTGTTCGCTCCGCTTGATGAAGTGGGCGAAGAGACCGAAGATGCATGGAACATGACAATGGAAGTGCTTGGTTCCGACTTCGAGAACGCCTTGCGCAATGCTGAGGGGCTGGAGGCGCAGGAACCGATTAATCACTCGAAACTCAAGATTACATATAACGTCAGAATTTATACGAATCTGGGCGCTTATGTCGCCGGATCTAGTTATGTGGTGAAGGGGGATGATGACCGTTTCGGGACTTCGCCCACTAAGCTTTCGCTCCGCTGGAATTTGATGGATGCTCATCATCGTCGTGTTTCCACCGGAGCTTATATCGCGAACGTCTTTGCTACGATTGAGTACAACGGAAAGGTGGTCTTCCAGAGCGATGCCGAAGCCAGTTCCGTTTCTCGCGTGTTCGGCGTGATTCGTCGTTAATTGCATGGACGCGCTGGAACTAGAAATTTATAAGCGGTACAGGAACGTGATTG
This genomic window from Fibrobacter sp. contains:
- a CDS encoding MBL fold metallo-hydrolase, with the protein product MLFISQKSFGRLPEGERLERISKSPNYKDRHFVNLEPTTMMGGGKSKFQIWRDFLFGSGDDVVRVPDSMQVIRTDLKALPDDRDWIMWFGHSSYLMNLSGKKVLVDPILYSGSPVGFANKMFKGTDVYKPVDFPDIDFLVISHDHWDHLDYEAVRELEPRVKRVICPLGVGSHFEYWGYPEDKLVELDWWERSTQKLSAVAPGFTVTATPARHFSGRDLRQNKTLWASFVLKTPKRTVWIGGDTGYGKHFAMIGERFSGIDLAILENGQYNKDWEFVHTMPEFLGKAMSDLKANRYLTVHHSRFCLSLHDYREPLENAKRAAEESGKPVLMPQMGEVLYLE
- the dusA gene encoding tRNA dihydrouridine(20/20a) synthase DusA codes for the protein MDLDFNRRLSIAPMLDCTDRHERYFLRLISKHILLYSEMVVANAVLHTKPEQFLGHEPFEYPAVLQLGGSNPADLAQASKLVEAAGFQEVNLNCGCPSDRVQNGNFGACLMKSKDLVADCFKAMQDAVSIPVSIKCRIGVDEFDSWEFFTDFIQTIKDAGCRIFIIHARKAWLQGLSPKENREVPPLHYDFVHRLKAEMPDLNVSINGGIKTLDQIEEQLKDLDGVMVGREAYENPWFLHDADERIFNDIRPESDNPADIIAGKARPATRKALLEAYLPYVEKQTAEGCPATILVRHLYGLFTGLPGARKFRQTLSNNAPRAAQFGGAAALIRSAMDLVTEA
- a CDS encoding T9SS type A sorting domain-containing protein, whose amino-acid sequence is MKHKLIYPAIVIGLAATVGMAKEVLLGDFNTVVPAGNGFGYYLHTWDNVAGTIANENESSFLQAVTADSVIKVDHVVKVDSVVSADSIAKVDSIVQVDSVITVTKYVSIDTSNAVEGTDYGIGFFGRTKDIGVTVLYPVGVIGACSEFTYEYRGAAHQFVLVSDGDGNDNMHYTDKNKLIPASDTITVAHVKPSDLKDRYGWGSNHLDASTVVRVRWNLETKFTGEYLYIDNLKCIRPDGYVIAFFNDDLLVKTTILSEGEMVTYPGATPVRAPSDSFTYYFKGWDRPFAAATADTSYYAVFDSSLIYTMEEGETVLIEDFEDCKNGEECVNEWNGKFSLDGVVGNGGKLNVSYVPSAEDSSNAAKLTYLLKQDSAEPPYARAVMSVNDVSARNLSTCEVIKYDYRGAAHNFRVRSSYDVGGNYHMKSVAESEVWKTEVIPVATQLKQQSGWGKAVSLSDAMKHVEAFDWDIQGEIGNEGSLEIDNVSCVNLPVYTITFIDGENVIEELLVSEGDMPKCHLCDSYAKKIEPTVSHRYTFTGMYTPEIVAATADASYQVVWDSTLRTYTVTFLDGIDTLAKAEWVYGSVPAYEGTPAKAATDKFSYVFKAWDKEFAEVTEPATYTALFDSTLNKYFVKFVVDGKADSAQYAYGTKADSLKVPETKKAATDKYTYTFKAWDKKLTDVTGAVTYTALFDSTVNKYLVKFVSDGKTLDSAYYEYGTKADKIKVPEATKKSTKDSSFTFEGWDLKVADVTKNATYTAKFKAKKTDAIVATVRNGIKFGFANNELTVVQPNASMVRVQVFDMIGHLVESFDEQVVGAKNFSLASLPQGTYMVRIASMRQMLTAKVIVK
- a CDS encoding aspartoacylase, whose protein sequence is MSLIRNIVVSGGTHGNERTGVRLVEKWMEHPECYSACCPGVNVSLVLANPEAMRLNRRYRDHDLNRAFSQTCLDASFEPHQYEFRRARELDRIYGPKGANTKTDLILDVHNTGSNMGLCLILSTRDPFTMKASAVLTQEFDEARIYYQPEERSASPYFGTVAKADVCIEIGPQQHGTLDARLFERTERLVKRYLELADEWNRGELQKRAPIQVEVFTQLRDLGYPKAWAGAPISAMIHPELLGRDFGALKRGDKLFRTFDGEDLLYEGESDGRDTVYPIFINEPAYYEKDIAMSLTVKSVEEW